The Setaria viridis chromosome 6, Setaria_viridis_v4.0, whole genome shotgun sequence genome contains a region encoding:
- the LOC117860166 gene encoding pectinesterase inhibitor 28, with the protein MAPMATKNAMVLLLLAILPLAALSSSRAGPSAHKSHSHGHGHGPKHPSSPPPSPSPPPPAAAAALVRATCNSTTYPELCVSALGADPSSATADVRGLSAIAVSAAAANASGAAATAAALANGTAPDGTAAAQQQAADATVQALLRTCAAKYGDARDALSAARESIAAQDYDFASVHVSAAAEYPQVCRVLFRRQRPGQYPPELAAREEALSRLCSVALDIIALVSNSS; encoded by the coding sequence ATGGCTCCAATGGCCACCAAGAACGCCatggtgctcctcctcctggccaTCCTCCCTCTCgccgccctctcctcctcccgcgccggccCGTCGGCGCACAAGAGCCacagccacggccacggccacgggccGAAGCACCCATCATCGCCTCCTCCATCACCTTCTCCTccacccccggccgccgccgccgctttggTGCGCGCCACCTGCAACTCCACGACCTACCCCGAGCTCTGCGTGTCCGCGCTGGGCGCCGACCCGTCCAGCGCCACGGCCGACGTGCGGGGCCTCTCCGCCAtcgccgtctccgccgcggccgccaacgcctcgggcgccgccgccacggccgccgcgctcgccaacGGCACCGCCCCGGACGGCACGGCGGCCGCGCAGCAGCAGGCCGCCGACGCCACCGTGCAGGCGCTGctccgcacctgcgccgccaagtacggcgacgcccgcgacgCGCTGAGCGCGGCGAGGGAGTCCATCGCGGCGCAGGACTACGACTTCGCGTCCGTGCacgtcagcgccgccgccgagtacCCGCAGGTGTGCAGGGTGCTGTTCCgccggcagaggccgggtcagTACCCGCCGGAGCTGGCGGCCAGGGAGGAGGCGCTCAGCCGGCTCTGCTCCGTCGCGCTCGACATCATCGCCCTCGTCTCCAATAGCAGCTAG